One part of the Humulus lupulus chromosome 9, drHumLupu1.1, whole genome shotgun sequence genome encodes these proteins:
- the LOC133801074 gene encoding protein HIGH CHLOROPHYLL FLUORESCENCE PHENOTYPE 173, chloroplastic isoform X1 yields MDCTSVKLPCSLSSSILNLQGSSSPACRNLSSNSLHPHFLSPPLPNSLVQRSHRPHSSLYKPNSGCVSSRFYRGLITSEAQKQNWDFVRFFKTIYFFNGSPSPAKVGHGFSAKFSLSPSPSTPVQMETSGIVLVAGATGGVGRRVVDNLRKKGLPVRVLVRNEEKARKMLGPDIDLVVGDITKESTLVPEYFKGVRKVINAVSVIVGPKEGDTPDRAKYSQGIKFFEPEIKGDSPEKVEYIGMKNLIIAVKGSVALRNGKLVFGFEDNIYKELAWGALDDVVMGGVSEGAFQVDANGGENGQPTGIFRGVVSTANNGGFSSIRTKNFSVPEDLSAYDGLELRLKGDGRRYKFIVRTSTDWDALGYTTAFDTVEGQWQSVRLPFSSLRPVFRAKTISDAPPLDPTNVLSFQLMFSKFEYDGKLNPTFVEGAFQLPISSIRTYIKEPITARFVHVSSAGVTRPDRPGLDLSKQPPAVRLNKELDFILTFKLKGEDLIRESGIPYAIVRPCALTEEPAGADLIFDQGDNITGKISREEIARICIAALDSPYACDKTFEVKSVIPFSEPFTADPENPPLKDYDVYFKNLKDGITGKEILEQNPLPV; encoded by the exons atGGACTGCACTTCAGTTAAGCTCCCTTGTTCTTTGTCTTCTTCCATCCTCAATCTTCAG GGTTCTTCATCACCTGCTTGTAGAAATCTTTCAAGCAACTCTTTACATCCTCACTTCCTGTCCCCGCCACTTCCTAATTCATTGGTTCAACGTAGTCATAGACCACACTCTTCTCTTTACAAACCAAATTCAGGTTGTGTCTCTTCAAGATTTTATAGAGGGTTGATAACCTCAGAAGCTCAAAAGCAAAATTGGGATTTTGTTAGATTCTtcaaaacaatatattttttcaacGGGTCCCCATCTCCTGCTAAGGTGGGACACGGTTTCTCTGCCAAATTCTCTCTTAG CCCATCACCTAGTACCCCAGTGCAAATGGAAACCTCCGGCATTGTCTTAGTGGCTGGAGCTACTGGTGGTGTAGGTAGAAGAGTGGTCGACAACTTGCGGAAGAAAGGTTTGCCTGTTCGAGTGTTG GTGAGGAATGAAGAGAAGGCAAGGAAAATGTTAGGGCCGGACATTGATTTG GTTGTAGGAGACATTACTAAGGAGAGTACTTTGGTTCCTGAATACTTCAAAGGAGTGAGGAAGGTTATTAATGCTGTTTCTGTCATTGTTGGACCGAAAGAAGGAGATACTCCTGACAGGGCAAAATACAGTCAA GGAATCAAGTTCTTCGAACCAGAG ATCAAGGGGGATTCACCTGAAAAGGTGGAGTACATTGGGATGAAAAATTTGATCATTGCAGTGAAGGGGAGTGTTGCACTTAGAAATGGTAAACTGGTTTTTGGATTTGAAG ATAATATATATAAGGAACTTGCCTGGGGAGCTTTGGATGATGTTGTTATGGGAGGTGTTAGTGAAGGTGCATTTCAGGTTGATGCAAATGGTGGTGAAAATGGTCAACCAACTGGGATTTTTAGAG GTGTAGTCTCAACTGCGAACAATGGTGGCTTTTCAAGTATCAGAACAAAG AACTTTTCAGTACCCGAGGATCTCTCTGCTTATGATGGTTTGGAGCTGCGCCTGAAAGGTGATGGTCGTCGTTATAAATTTATTGTTCGGACTAGCACTGATTGGGATGCTCTTGGTTATACAACAGCCTTTGATACTGTGGAGGGCCAGTGGCAATCA GTGCGCTTGCCATTTTCTTCTTTGAGGCCTGTTTTTCGAGCAAAAACTATATCAGATGCCCCTCCACTTGACCCAACTAATGTTTTGTCATTTCAG CTTATGTTCAGCAAGTTTGAATATGATGGAAAACTAAATCCCACATTTGTGGAAGGTGCATTTCAGCTTCCAATATCAAGCATCCGAACTTATATAAAGGAGCCTATAACTGCCAG GTTTGTACATGTGAGTTCTGCAGGAGTTACTCGACCTGACAGACCAGGTCTTGATCTAAGTAAACAACCACCTGCCGTCCGCTTAAACAAGGAATTAGATTTTATCCTGACATTTAAGTTGAAG GGGGAAGATTTGATAAGGGAAAGTGGTATACCGTATGCAATTGTGAGACCATGTGCATTAACTGAGGAGCCTGCTGGAGCAGATCTCATATTTGATCAAGGAGACAACATAACG GGTAAGATATCAAGGGAAGAGATTGCTCGGATATGTATTGCTGCTTTGGATAGCCCATACGCGTGTGACAAGACTTTTGAG GTAAAGAGTGTCATACCATTCAGCGAGCCATTTACTGCGGACCCTGAGAATCCGCCACTGAAGGACTATGatgtttattttaaaaatttgaagGATGGAATCACAGGAAAAGAAATCCTAGAACAAAATCCTTTGCCAGTTTGA
- the LOC133801073 gene encoding uncharacterized protein LOC133801073 produces the protein MYETVTNSSRLRVQLVAKSTSDGVLNKFFDATEFDFDYEQSGIWSPPIKRSAFVSSPNTIFTNQMLDKLRTIVEARNGSRRHRIFLKSLLVLLKDKTHQLYRSKVVKKMRTKPENTQVKQI, from the exons ATGTATGAGACTGTAACGAATTCTTCTCGTTTGAGAGTTCAGCTTGTGGCCAAATCCACCTCAGATGGAGTCCTCAACAAGTTTTTCGATGCCACTGAATTTGACTTTGATTACGAGCAAAGTGGGATATGGTCACCCCCTATTAAACGCAGCGCCTTCGTCAGCTCACCAAATACTATTTTCACTAATCAAATGCTTGACAAGCTTAGAACCATCGTTGAAGCTCGTAATGGTAGTAGAAGACATAGAATTTTTCTCAAGA GCCTTCTGGTGTTATTAAAGGATAAAACTCATCAGCTTTATAGATCGAAAGTCGTAAAGAAAATGAGAACAAAACCAGAGAATACGCAAGTAAAACAGATTTAG
- the LOC133801076 gene encoding uncharacterized protein LOC133801076, giving the protein MVCQLCLRPGHNAFNCYRRFYPNLPAPASAASTSAPPVSAMVSSSSSVADESWLLDSCASHHLTPHEVNLDNQVSYSSNDSVTVGSHHQEVLLQGSLEHGLYSLQAVKALQSSQRFSPKSAFHSTHFSFYFTCLVSV; this is encoded by the exons ATGGTTTGTCAACTCTGTCTTCGACCTGGCCACAATGCCTTCAATTGTTACAGAAGGTTCTATCCCAATCTACCTGCACCTGCTTCAGCTGCGTCAACCTCTGCCCCACCAGTTTCTGCAATGGTTTCAAGTTCCAGCTCAGTTGCGGATGAATCTTGGCTTCTTGATAGTTGTGCCTCTCATCACTTAACACCTCATGAAGTAAATCTTGACAATCAGGTCTCCTACTCAAGCAATGACTCTGTAACAGTTG GATCTCACCACCAAGAGGTGTTGCTTCAGGGTTCACTTGAGCATGGCCTTTACTCTCTCCAAGCAGTGAAAGCTCTTCAATCTTCACAAAGATTTTCTCCAAAGTCGGCTTTTCACTCTACCCATTTCAGCTTTTACTTCACATGTTTAGTTTCAGTCTAG
- the LOC133801074 gene encoding protein HIGH CHLOROPHYLL FLUORESCENCE PHENOTYPE 173, chloroplastic isoform X2 produces MDCTSVKLPCSLSSSILNLQGSSSPACRNLSSNSLHPHFLSPPLPNSLVQRSHRPHSSLYKPNSGCVSSRFYRGLITSEAQKQNWDFVRFFKTIYFFNGSPSPAKFFEFLIEKLSSPSPSTPVQMETSGIVLVAGATGGVGRRVVDNLRKKGLPVRVLVRNEEKARKMLGPDIDLVVGDITKESTLVPEYFKGVRKVINAVSVIVGPKEGDTPDRAKYSQGIKFFEPEIKGDSPEKVEYIGMKNLIIAVKGSVALRNGKLVFGFEDNIYKELAWGALDDVVMGGVSEGAFQVDANGGENGQPTGIFRGVVSTANNGGFSSIRTKNFSVPEDLSAYDGLELRLKGDGRRYKFIVRTSTDWDALGYTTAFDTVEGQWQSVRLPFSSLRPVFRAKTISDAPPLDPTNVLSFQLMFSKFEYDGKLNPTFVEGAFQLPISSIRTYIKEPITARFVHVSSAGVTRPDRPGLDLSKQPPAVRLNKELDFILTFKLKGEDLIRESGIPYAIVRPCALTEEPAGADLIFDQGDNITGKISREEIARICIAALDSPYACDKTFEVKSVIPFSEPFTADPENPPLKDYDVYFKNLKDGITGKEILEQNPLPV; encoded by the exons atGGACTGCACTTCAGTTAAGCTCCCTTGTTCTTTGTCTTCTTCCATCCTCAATCTTCAG GGTTCTTCATCACCTGCTTGTAGAAATCTTTCAAGCAACTCTTTACATCCTCACTTCCTGTCCCCGCCACTTCCTAATTCATTGGTTCAACGTAGTCATAGACCACACTCTTCTCTTTACAAACCAAATTCAGGTTGTGTCTCTTCAAGATTTTATAGAGGGTTGATAACCTCAGAAGCTCAAAAGCAAAATTGGGATTTTGTTAGATTCTtcaaaacaatatattttttcaacGGGTCCCCATCTCCTGCTAAG TTCTTTGAATTTCTAATCGAGAAACTATCCAGCCCATCACCTAGTACCCCAGTGCAAATGGAAACCTCCGGCATTGTCTTAGTGGCTGGAGCTACTGGTGGTGTAGGTAGAAGAGTGGTCGACAACTTGCGGAAGAAAGGTTTGCCTGTTCGAGTGTTG GTGAGGAATGAAGAGAAGGCAAGGAAAATGTTAGGGCCGGACATTGATTTG GTTGTAGGAGACATTACTAAGGAGAGTACTTTGGTTCCTGAATACTTCAAAGGAGTGAGGAAGGTTATTAATGCTGTTTCTGTCATTGTTGGACCGAAAGAAGGAGATACTCCTGACAGGGCAAAATACAGTCAA GGAATCAAGTTCTTCGAACCAGAG ATCAAGGGGGATTCACCTGAAAAGGTGGAGTACATTGGGATGAAAAATTTGATCATTGCAGTGAAGGGGAGTGTTGCACTTAGAAATGGTAAACTGGTTTTTGGATTTGAAG ATAATATATATAAGGAACTTGCCTGGGGAGCTTTGGATGATGTTGTTATGGGAGGTGTTAGTGAAGGTGCATTTCAGGTTGATGCAAATGGTGGTGAAAATGGTCAACCAACTGGGATTTTTAGAG GTGTAGTCTCAACTGCGAACAATGGTGGCTTTTCAAGTATCAGAACAAAG AACTTTTCAGTACCCGAGGATCTCTCTGCTTATGATGGTTTGGAGCTGCGCCTGAAAGGTGATGGTCGTCGTTATAAATTTATTGTTCGGACTAGCACTGATTGGGATGCTCTTGGTTATACAACAGCCTTTGATACTGTGGAGGGCCAGTGGCAATCA GTGCGCTTGCCATTTTCTTCTTTGAGGCCTGTTTTTCGAGCAAAAACTATATCAGATGCCCCTCCACTTGACCCAACTAATGTTTTGTCATTTCAG CTTATGTTCAGCAAGTTTGAATATGATGGAAAACTAAATCCCACATTTGTGGAAGGTGCATTTCAGCTTCCAATATCAAGCATCCGAACTTATATAAAGGAGCCTATAACTGCCAG GTTTGTACATGTGAGTTCTGCAGGAGTTACTCGACCTGACAGACCAGGTCTTGATCTAAGTAAACAACCACCTGCCGTCCGCTTAAACAAGGAATTAGATTTTATCCTGACATTTAAGTTGAAG GGGGAAGATTTGATAAGGGAAAGTGGTATACCGTATGCAATTGTGAGACCATGTGCATTAACTGAGGAGCCTGCTGGAGCAGATCTCATATTTGATCAAGGAGACAACATAACG GGTAAGATATCAAGGGAAGAGATTGCTCGGATATGTATTGCTGCTTTGGATAGCCCATACGCGTGTGACAAGACTTTTGAG GTAAAGAGTGTCATACCATTCAGCGAGCCATTTACTGCGGACCCTGAGAATCCGCCACTGAAGGACTATGatgtttattttaaaaatttgaagGATGGAATCACAGGAAAAGAAATCCTAGAACAAAATCCTTTGCCAGTTTGA